CCAGCACGGCGTCGTGCACTGGCGGGTCAAGCCCCAGATCTGCGCCTGGCAGCTGCCGCACGTGAGCGTCGTGCGGGACGCGCTGCTCAGCGCACCGAGCTACGACCTGGTCGCCGCCGACCGGTCGTGATCGACGTGGCCGGGTTGGGCGTCGGAGGGGGTTACCCCGACCACTCCCAGCACGACGTCCAGCACGGCCACCCCGCCCGCCTTGTCCAGCGGATCGTTGCCGTTCCCGCACTTCGGCGACTGGACGCAGGACGGGCACCCGGCCGGACACGCGCAAGCAGCGATGGCCTCCCTAGTAGCGACCAACCACGGGACGACCGCGTTGAACCCGCGGTCGGCGAACCCGGCACCGCCCGGATGACCGTCGTGCACGAACACCGTCGCCTCCCCGGTGTCCTGGTGCAGGGCGGTCGAGACACCACCGATGTCCCAGCGGTCGCAGGTCGCGAACAGAGGTAGCAGGCCGATCGCCGCGTGTTCGGCGGCGTGCAGTGCGCCGGGGACGCGCGCCGGAGCCAGACCGGCGCCCCCCGGCGCACTGCCCAGCAACTCCGCCGACACGGTGTACCAGACCGCCCGCGTCACCAGCGTGTGCGGCGGCAGGTCCAGCGGCACCGAGTCGACCACCTGGCCGGACGGCAGCTTCCGCAGGTAGCCGACCACCTGCGAGGTCACCTCGACCTCGCCCAGGCACACCGTGACACCCGGGAACCGGCGCTCCTCCAGCACCCGGACCACCGAGATGTCCTTGGTGTCCCGCGCGGTGGTCGACCAGTCCGGCCGCTCGGCGTGCACCAGCGCGATCCCGCTCTCCAGGTCGAGCTGGTCCACCACGTACGACTCGCCCTGGTGCAGGTAGACCGCGCCGGGGTGCACCGTCCAGTGCGCCGAACCCGGGTCCACCGTGCCGAGCATCCGGCCCGAGTCGGCCTCCACCACCACGACCTGCTCGCCGCCGGAGCCGCGGATGTCGACCTCGGCGTGCGGCCGTTCGTGCGACGTCCAGTACCAGCCGTTGGGGCGCCTGCGCAGGACGCGCCGGGCCGCCATGTCCTCCACCACCGCCAGCGCCGCGTCGCCGCCGAGGTCCGCCAGCGAGTCGGGGGTCAGCGGCAGCTCGGCCGCGGCGCAGGCGAGGTGCGGCGCGAGGACGTACGGGTTGGTGGGGTCCAGCACCGTCGCCTCGACCGGCTTGTGCAGCACCGCGGACGGGTTGTGCACCAGGTAGGTGTCCAGCGGGTCGTCGCGGGCCACGAACACCACCAGGGCGTCGCTGTCGCCGGTCCGGCCGGCGCGGCCCGCCTGCTGCCAGAACGAGGCCAGCGTGCCCGGGAACCCCGCCACCACCACGGCGTCCAGGCCGACGATGTCCACGCCCAGTTCCAGCGCGTTCGTGGTGGCCACGCCCAGCAGCTCGCCCGACGACACGGCCCGCTCCAGCGCCCGCCGCTCCTCCGGCAGGTACCCGCCGCGGTAGGCGGCGACCCGCCCGGCCAGCTCCGGGTCGACCTCCGCCAGCAGCCGCCGGGCGCCGATCGCGGTCAGCTCGGCCCCGACCCGGGAGCGGACGAACGCCAGCGACCGCGCGCCCTCCACCACCAGGTCGGCGAGGATGCGCGCGGTCTCCGCGCCCGCCGACCGGCGCACCGGGGCGCCGTTCTCCCCCTCCAGGTCGTCGAGCAGGGGCGGTTCCCAGAGCGCGACCGTGCGGCCGGCGCGCGGCGAGCCGTCCTCGGTGACGGCGGTGACGTCCAGGCCGAGCAGCGCCCGGGCCGACCCCGCCGGGTCGGCGACGGTCGCCGACGCCAGCACGAAGGTCGGGTTCGCGCCGTAGCGGGCGGCCACCCGGCGCAGCCGGCGCAGCAGCAGGGCCACGTGCGAACCGAAAACCCCCCGGTAGGTGTGGCATTCGTCGACCACGACGTACGACAGGCGGCGCAGGAACCTGATCCAGCGGGCGTGGTTCGGCAACACGCCGCGGTGCAGCATGTCGGGGTTGCTGAAGACCCAGTTCGCGTGCGCCCTCACCCAATCGCGTTCCGCGATTGGCGTGTCGCCGTCGAACGACGCGGCGCGCACCCCCGGCAACCCGAAGGAGTCCACCGACCGCAACTGGTCCGCACCGAGCGCTTTGGTCG
This portion of the Saccharothrix syringae genome encodes:
- a CDS encoding DEAD/DEAH box helicase, which gives rise to MANQGRRLLDRVLAGVPTGESPLTHAEELPPRPARPVPWPSWVPGEVTSALVARGVVEPWRHQVEVAEHARSGRHVVVATGTASGKSLAYQLPVLSALAADPKATALYLSPTKALGADQLRSVDSFGLPGVRAASFDGDTPIAERDWVRAHANWVFSNPDMLHRGVLPNHARWIRFLRRLSYVVVDECHTYRGVFGSHVALLLRRLRRVAARYGANPTFVLASATVADPAGSARALLGLDVTAVTEDGSPRAGRTVALWEPPLLDDLEGENGAPVRRSAGAETARILADLVVEGARSLAFVRSRVGAELTAIGARRLLAEVDPELAGRVAAYRGGYLPEERRALERAVSSGELLGVATTNALELGVDIVGLDAVVVAGFPGTLASFWQQAGRAGRTGDSDALVVFVARDDPLDTYLVHNPSAVLHKPVEATVLDPTNPYVLAPHLACAAAELPLTPDSLADLGGDAALAVVEDMAARRVLRRRPNGWYWTSHERPHAEVDIRGSGGEQVVVVEADSGRMLGTVDPGSAHWTVHPGAVYLHQGESYVVDQLDLESGIALVHAERPDWSTTARDTKDISVVRVLEERRFPGVTVCLGEVEVTSQVVGYLRKLPSGQVVDSVPLDLPPHTLVTRAVWYTVSAELLGSAPGGAGLAPARVPGALHAAEHAAIGLLPLFATCDRWDIGGVSTALHQDTGEATVFVHDGHPGGAGFADRGFNAVVPWLVATREAIAACACPAGCPSCVQSPKCGNGNDPLDKAGGVAVLDVVLGVVGVTPSDAQPGHVDHDRSAATRS